The following proteins come from a genomic window of Maniola jurtina chromosome 15, ilManJurt1.1, whole genome shotgun sequence:
- the LOC123872404 gene encoding uncharacterized protein LOC123872404 isoform X4, whose amino-acid sequence MSLDDGNTDEYIVTALQIFQYCGADAGSTLRVDALMDQFAPFVKTNKAEYSCLRSLLDPEQSNPEITVSMLATSLNKYSESQKIKIDLDESFNLKCGQVPHDSDSGISTDGFQLLEDLQCELREKTHLAQQLRTQLDYSDRHHEEALATVIAERNSLRAHLSMLRDENQTLTHVKRDYEDVCERLGCSEKALDEARRELECTRRRAKVLTEQVTLLENEKLNLQELLSKSKDECHRINEMYASRQSSLLEKNETLRTEHADLSARMRDQEEFMQQIIKEKVILEMELKDLLNKSNHPAHHMERSIDVSYTEDQMLTALDSLNADSRFPQESRLLDEESFLNALKEDQGRPTNMSLFDEIRLSFCNTSRLNITDLNITPAVEKPVLDEFVTASTQTDEKLYYVNENEIFKPCSCNTDSFSLSVATQTNEDDIEGQNNSILDTQIDQNNINENNAIHNAVRNTKNDVNKINNKDNLTDKITGKESIVNDTKINKSRKNDNITLDSRERERRYNQFIKNRKQIRSQSAPNVGGIKRGPYCLRFKPESKDQTTMTCTDVYEVFKDTEVMNFGTQTDAFEIKPNGNNNSVQVCFDCTKCTECDRLKKYVTKLENELNFSNSTINEMQEKLHQYEENLNHLSRCIDEGNERNNFLQVVADSLKAKLVLLEGTCASQGNKIDRLFCDTCCAEIQTESGNFVGQFVL is encoded by the exons ATGAGTTTAGACGACGGAAACACAGACG AATACATCGTCACGGCCCTGCAGATTTTTCAATATTGTGGAGCCGACGCCGGCAGTACTTTACGGGTTGATGCTTTGATGGACCAATTCGCACCGTTTGTGAAAACAAACAA GGCAGAATACAGCTGTCTCAGATCTCTGCTGGACCCAGAGCAGAGTAATCCAGAGATAACCGTGTCCATGCTGGCAACCAGCCTCAACAAGTACAGTGAGAGCCAGAAGATCAAAATTGACTTGGATGAGAG TTTCAACCTGAAGTGTGGACAAGTACCACATGACTCCGATTCAGGGATATCAACTGATG GTTTCCAGCTGCTAGAGGACTTGCAATGCGAGTTGCGCGAAAAGACACATCTGGCTCAACAGCTGCGAACTCAGCTGGACTATTCCGACCGCCATCATGAGGAAGCGCTAGCCACAGTCATCGCTGAGAGGAACTCTTTGCGAGCACATCTCAGTAT gtTACGTGACGAGAACCAAACGTTGACGCACGTAAAACGCGATTATGAAGACGTGTGCGAAAGGCTCGGCTGCAGCGAAAAAGCTCTCGACGAGGCGCGGAGGGAACTGGAATGTACTCGGCGACGGGCTAAAGTGCTGACTGAGCAAGTCACACTGTTGGAGAATGAG AAATTGAACCTTCAAGAGCTGCTCTCAAAGTCCAAGGATGAATGTCACCGCATCAACGAAATGTACGCTAGCCGACAGTCCTCCTTGCTGGAGAAGAACGAGACGCTACGTACAGAGCACGCGGACCTCTCCGCCCGGATGAGGGACCAAGAGGAGTTCATGCAGCAGATCATCAAGGAGAAG GTGATTCTGGAGATGGAGCTAAAGGACTTGCTGAACAAGTCCAACCACCCCGCCCATCACATGGAGCGTTCTATCGACGTGAGCTACACTGAAGACCAGATGCTCACTGCACTGGACAGCCTCAACGCTGACAGCAGGTTCCCACAAG AGAGCCGCCTGCTTGATGAGGAATCCTTCCTAAACGCCCTCAAGGAGGACCAAGGCCGACCCACGAACATGTCCCTCTTCGACGAAATACGTCTCAGTTTCTGTAACACGTCCAGACTTAACATAACAGACTTGAACATTACACCAGCGGTAGAAAAACCTGTTCTCGACGAATTCGTTACAGCGTCCACTCAAACTGACGAAAAACTTTATTACGTTAATGAAAACGAGATATTCAAACCCTGCAGTTGTAATACTGATTCGTTTTCCTTAAGCGTTGCAACGCAAACCAATGAAGATGATATTGAAGGTCAAAACAATTCGATATTGGATACACAAATTGATCAGAACAATATTAATGAGAACAATGCCATACATAATGCAGtgagaaatacaaaaaatgaTGTAAAcaagattaataataaagataatttAACAGATAAAATTACAGGCAAAGAAAGTATTGTAAACGAcacgaaaattaataaaagccGTAAAAACGATAATATAACATTAGATTCACGAGAAAGAGAGAGAAGATAtaatcaatttattaaaaatcgtAAACAAATAAGATCGCAATCAGCTCCGAACGTTGGTGGAATTAAGAGAGGACCTTATTGTTTGAGATTTAAACCAGAATCGAAAGATCAAACAACTATGACTTGCACAGATGTATATGAAGTTTTCAAAGACACAGAAGTAATGAATTTTGGTACACAGACCGATGCATTCGAAATCAAACCCAATGGTAATAACAATAGCGTTCAAGTATGCTTTGATTGTACCAAATGTACTGAATGCGATAGATTGAAGAAATATGTAACCAAACTGGAAAACGAATTAAACTTTTCCAATTCGACTATAAATGAAATGCAAGAAAAGTTACATCAATATGAGGAAAATTTGAATCATTTATCGAGATGCATAGATGAAGGGAATGAAAGGAATAATTTCTTACAAGTTGTTGCAGACAGTTTGAAAGCTAAACTTGTTTTATTGGAGGGTACATGCGCTAGTCAAGGAAATAAAATCGATCGGCTATTTTGTGATACTTGCTGCGCTGAAATTCAAACTGAAAGTGGTAATTTTGTTGGTCA aTTTGTGTTGTAG
- the LOC123872404 gene encoding uncharacterized protein LOC123872404 isoform X3, with the protein MSLDDGNTDEYIVTALQIFQYCGADAGSTLRVDALMDQFAPFVKTNKAEYSCLRSLLDPEQSNPEITVSMLATSLNKYSESQKIKIDLDESFNLKCGQVPHDSDSGISTDGFQLLEDLQCELREKTHLAQQLRTQLDYSDRHHEEALATVIAERNSLRAHLSMLRDENQTLTHVKRDYEDVCERLGCSEKALDEARRELECTRRRAKVLTEQVTLLENEKLNLQELLSKSKDECHRINEMYASRQSSLLEKNETLRTEHADLSARMRDQEEFMQQIIKEKVILEMELKDLLNKSNHPAHHMERSIDVSYTEDQMLTALDSLNADSRFPQESRLLDEESFLNALKEDQGRPTNMSLFDEIRLSFCNTSRLNITDLNITPAVEKPVLDEFVTASTQTDEKLYYVNENEIFKPCSCNTDSFSLSVATQTNEDDIEGQNNSILDTQIDQNNINENNAIHNAVRNTKNDVNKINNKDNLTDKITGKESIVNDTKINKSRKNDNITLDSRERERRYNQFIKNRKQIRSQSAPNVGGIKRGPYCLRFKPESKDQTTMTCTDVYEVFKDTEVMNFGTQTDAFEIKPNGNNNSVQVCFDCTKCTECDRLKKYVTKLENELNFSNSTINEMQEKLHQYEENLNHLSRCIDEGNERNNFLQVVADSLKAKLVLLEGTCASQGNKIDRLFCDTCCAEIQTESEQSTVSTQVETPCADCLKRNAPHRSIRRYLCLLAGSR; encoded by the exons ATGAGTTTAGACGACGGAAACACAGACG AATACATCGTCACGGCCCTGCAGATTTTTCAATATTGTGGAGCCGACGCCGGCAGTACTTTACGGGTTGATGCTTTGATGGACCAATTCGCACCGTTTGTGAAAACAAACAA GGCAGAATACAGCTGTCTCAGATCTCTGCTGGACCCAGAGCAGAGTAATCCAGAGATAACCGTGTCCATGCTGGCAACCAGCCTCAACAAGTACAGTGAGAGCCAGAAGATCAAAATTGACTTGGATGAGAG TTTCAACCTGAAGTGTGGACAAGTACCACATGACTCCGATTCAGGGATATCAACTGATG GTTTCCAGCTGCTAGAGGACTTGCAATGCGAGTTGCGCGAAAAGACACATCTGGCTCAACAGCTGCGAACTCAGCTGGACTATTCCGACCGCCATCATGAGGAAGCGCTAGCCACAGTCATCGCTGAGAGGAACTCTTTGCGAGCACATCTCAGTAT gtTACGTGACGAGAACCAAACGTTGACGCACGTAAAACGCGATTATGAAGACGTGTGCGAAAGGCTCGGCTGCAGCGAAAAAGCTCTCGACGAGGCGCGGAGGGAACTGGAATGTACTCGGCGACGGGCTAAAGTGCTGACTGAGCAAGTCACACTGTTGGAGAATGAG AAATTGAACCTTCAAGAGCTGCTCTCAAAGTCCAAGGATGAATGTCACCGCATCAACGAAATGTACGCTAGCCGACAGTCCTCCTTGCTGGAGAAGAACGAGACGCTACGTACAGAGCACGCGGACCTCTCCGCCCGGATGAGGGACCAAGAGGAGTTCATGCAGCAGATCATCAAGGAGAAG GTGATTCTGGAGATGGAGCTAAAGGACTTGCTGAACAAGTCCAACCACCCCGCCCATCACATGGAGCGTTCTATCGACGTGAGCTACACTGAAGACCAGATGCTCACTGCACTGGACAGCCTCAACGCTGACAGCAGGTTCCCACAAG AGAGCCGCCTGCTTGATGAGGAATCCTTCCTAAACGCCCTCAAGGAGGACCAAGGCCGACCCACGAACATGTCCCTCTTCGACGAAATACGTCTCAGTTTCTGTAACACGTCCAGACTTAACATAACAGACTTGAACATTACACCAGCGGTAGAAAAACCTGTTCTCGACGAATTCGTTACAGCGTCCACTCAAACTGACGAAAAACTTTATTACGTTAATGAAAACGAGATATTCAAACCCTGCAGTTGTAATACTGATTCGTTTTCCTTAAGCGTTGCAACGCAAACCAATGAAGATGATATTGAAGGTCAAAACAATTCGATATTGGATACACAAATTGATCAGAACAATATTAATGAGAACAATGCCATACATAATGCAGtgagaaatacaaaaaatgaTGTAAAcaagattaataataaagataatttAACAGATAAAATTACAGGCAAAGAAAGTATTGTAAACGAcacgaaaattaataaaagccGTAAAAACGATAATATAACATTAGATTCACGAGAAAGAGAGAGAAGATAtaatcaatttattaaaaatcgtAAACAAATAAGATCGCAATCAGCTCCGAACGTTGGTGGAATTAAGAGAGGACCTTATTGTTTGAGATTTAAACCAGAATCGAAAGATCAAACAACTATGACTTGCACAGATGTATATGAAGTTTTCAAAGACACAGAAGTAATGAATTTTGGTACACAGACCGATGCATTCGAAATCAAACCCAATGGTAATAACAATAGCGTTCAAGTATGCTTTGATTGTACCAAATGTACTGAATGCGATAGATTGAAGAAATATGTAACCAAACTGGAAAACGAATTAAACTTTTCCAATTCGACTATAAATGAAATGCAAGAAAAGTTACATCAATATGAGGAAAATTTGAATCATTTATCGAGATGCATAGATGAAGGGAATGAAAGGAATAATTTCTTACAAGTTGTTGCAGACAGTTTGAAAGCTAAACTTGTTTTATTGGAGGGTACATGCGCTAGTCAAGGAAATAAAATCGATCGGCTATTTTGTGATACTTGCTGCGCTGAAATTCAAACTGAAAGTG AACAATCGACAGTATCGACGCAGGTGGAGACCCCTTGCGCCGACTGTCTCAAACGGAACGCCCCGCACCGCAGCATCAGGAGATACCTGTG TCTGCTTGCAGGGAGCCGCTAA
- the LOC123872404 gene encoding uncharacterized protein LOC123872404 isoform X1: MSLDDGNTDEYIVTALQIFQYCGADAGSTLRVDALMDQFAPFVKTNKAEYSCLRSLLDPEQSNPEITVSMLATSLNKYSESQKIKIDLDESFNLKCGQVPHDSDSGISTDGFQLLEDLQCELREKTHLAQQLRTQLDYSDRHHEEALATVIAERNSLRAHLSMLRDENQTLTHVKRDYEDVCERLGCSEKALDEARRELECTRRRAKVLTEQVTLLENEKLNLQELLSKSKDECHRINEMYASRQSSLLEKNETLRTEHADLSARMRDQEEFMQQIIKEKVILEMELKDLLNKSNHPAHHMERSIDVSYTEDQMLTALDSLNADSRFPQESRLLDEESFLNALKEDQGRPTNMSLFDEIRLSFCNTSRLNITDLNITPAVEKPVLDEFVTASTQTDEKLYYVNENEIFKPCSCNTDSFSLSVATQTNEDDIEGQNNSILDTQIDQNNINENNAIHNAVRNTKNDVNKINNKDNLTDKITGKESIVNDTKINKSRKNDNITLDSRERERRYNQFIKNRKQIRSQSAPNVGGIKRGPYCLRFKPESKDQTTMTCTDVYEVFKDTEVMNFGTQTDAFEIKPNGNNNSVQVCFDCTKCTECDRLKKYVTKLENELNFSNSTINEMQEKLHQYEENLNHLSRCIDEGNERNNFLQVVADSLKAKLVLLEGTCASQGNKIDRLFCDTCCAEIQTESEQSTVSTQVETPCADCLKRNAPHRSIRRYLWEPLKSLFQLFAVLCFLFALYLLYGVTRRWRACREPLPWRWLQPSDLVDLFLTIEYVSDVPM, from the exons ATGAGTTTAGACGACGGAAACACAGACG AATACATCGTCACGGCCCTGCAGATTTTTCAATATTGTGGAGCCGACGCCGGCAGTACTTTACGGGTTGATGCTTTGATGGACCAATTCGCACCGTTTGTGAAAACAAACAA GGCAGAATACAGCTGTCTCAGATCTCTGCTGGACCCAGAGCAGAGTAATCCAGAGATAACCGTGTCCATGCTGGCAACCAGCCTCAACAAGTACAGTGAGAGCCAGAAGATCAAAATTGACTTGGATGAGAG TTTCAACCTGAAGTGTGGACAAGTACCACATGACTCCGATTCAGGGATATCAACTGATG GTTTCCAGCTGCTAGAGGACTTGCAATGCGAGTTGCGCGAAAAGACACATCTGGCTCAACAGCTGCGAACTCAGCTGGACTATTCCGACCGCCATCATGAGGAAGCGCTAGCCACAGTCATCGCTGAGAGGAACTCTTTGCGAGCACATCTCAGTAT gtTACGTGACGAGAACCAAACGTTGACGCACGTAAAACGCGATTATGAAGACGTGTGCGAAAGGCTCGGCTGCAGCGAAAAAGCTCTCGACGAGGCGCGGAGGGAACTGGAATGTACTCGGCGACGGGCTAAAGTGCTGACTGAGCAAGTCACACTGTTGGAGAATGAG AAATTGAACCTTCAAGAGCTGCTCTCAAAGTCCAAGGATGAATGTCACCGCATCAACGAAATGTACGCTAGCCGACAGTCCTCCTTGCTGGAGAAGAACGAGACGCTACGTACAGAGCACGCGGACCTCTCCGCCCGGATGAGGGACCAAGAGGAGTTCATGCAGCAGATCATCAAGGAGAAG GTGATTCTGGAGATGGAGCTAAAGGACTTGCTGAACAAGTCCAACCACCCCGCCCATCACATGGAGCGTTCTATCGACGTGAGCTACACTGAAGACCAGATGCTCACTGCACTGGACAGCCTCAACGCTGACAGCAGGTTCCCACAAG AGAGCCGCCTGCTTGATGAGGAATCCTTCCTAAACGCCCTCAAGGAGGACCAAGGCCGACCCACGAACATGTCCCTCTTCGACGAAATACGTCTCAGTTTCTGTAACACGTCCAGACTTAACATAACAGACTTGAACATTACACCAGCGGTAGAAAAACCTGTTCTCGACGAATTCGTTACAGCGTCCACTCAAACTGACGAAAAACTTTATTACGTTAATGAAAACGAGATATTCAAACCCTGCAGTTGTAATACTGATTCGTTTTCCTTAAGCGTTGCAACGCAAACCAATGAAGATGATATTGAAGGTCAAAACAATTCGATATTGGATACACAAATTGATCAGAACAATATTAATGAGAACAATGCCATACATAATGCAGtgagaaatacaaaaaatgaTGTAAAcaagattaataataaagataatttAACAGATAAAATTACAGGCAAAGAAAGTATTGTAAACGAcacgaaaattaataaaagccGTAAAAACGATAATATAACATTAGATTCACGAGAAAGAGAGAGAAGATAtaatcaatttattaaaaatcgtAAACAAATAAGATCGCAATCAGCTCCGAACGTTGGTGGAATTAAGAGAGGACCTTATTGTTTGAGATTTAAACCAGAATCGAAAGATCAAACAACTATGACTTGCACAGATGTATATGAAGTTTTCAAAGACACAGAAGTAATGAATTTTGGTACACAGACCGATGCATTCGAAATCAAACCCAATGGTAATAACAATAGCGTTCAAGTATGCTTTGATTGTACCAAATGTACTGAATGCGATAGATTGAAGAAATATGTAACCAAACTGGAAAACGAATTAAACTTTTCCAATTCGACTATAAATGAAATGCAAGAAAAGTTACATCAATATGAGGAAAATTTGAATCATTTATCGAGATGCATAGATGAAGGGAATGAAAGGAATAATTTCTTACAAGTTGTTGCAGACAGTTTGAAAGCTAAACTTGTTTTATTGGAGGGTACATGCGCTAGTCAAGGAAATAAAATCGATCGGCTATTTTGTGATACTTGCTGCGCTGAAATTCAAACTGAAAGTG AACAATCGACAGTATCGACGCAGGTGGAGACCCCTTGCGCCGACTGTCTCAAACGGAACGCCCCGCACCGCAGCATCAGGAGATACCTGTG GGAGCCGCTAAAGAGTCTCTTCCAGCTGTTCGCAGTGCTGTGCTTCCTGTTCGCGCTGTACCTTCTGTATGGTGTCACGCGGCGCTGGCGCGCGTGTCGCGAGCCGCTGCCGTGGCGCTGGCTGCAACCCTCAGACCTCGTTGACCTGTTCCTCACCATCGAATATGTCTCTGACGTGCCCATGTGA
- the LOC123872404 gene encoding uncharacterized protein LOC123872404 isoform X2, which produces MSLDDGNTDEYIVTALQIFQYCGADAGSTLRVDALMDQFAPFVKTNKAEYSCLRSLLDPEQSNPEITVSMLATSLNKYSESQKIKIDLDESFNLKCGQVPHDSDSGISTDGFQLLEDLQCELREKTHLAQQLRTQLDYSDRHHEEALATVIAERNSLRAHLSMLRDENQTLTHVKRDYEDVCERLGCSEKALDEARRELECTRRRAKVLTEQVTLLENEKLNLQELLSKSKDECHRINEMYASRQSSLLEKNETLRTEHADLSARMRDQEEFMQQIIKEKVILEMELKDLLNKSNHPAHHMERSIDVSYTEDQMLTALDSLNADSRFPQESRLLDEESFLNALKEDQGRPTNMSLFDEIRLSFCNTSRLNITDLNITPAVEKPVLDEFVTASTQTDEKLYYVNENEIFKPCSCNTDSFSLSVATQTNEDDIEGQNNSILDTQIDQNNINENNAIHNAVRNTKNDVNKINNKDNLTDKITGKESIVNDTKINKSRKNDNITLDSRERERRYNQFIKNRKQIRSQSAPNVGGIKRGPYCLRFKPESKDQTTMTCTDVYEVFKDTEVMNFGTQTDAFEIKPNGNNNSVQVCFDCTKCTECDRLKKYVTKLENELNFSNSTINEMQEKLHQYEENLNHLSRCIDEGNERNNFLQVVADSLKAKLVLLEGTCASQGNKIDRLFCDTCCAEIQTESEQSTVSTQVETPCADCLKRNAPHRSIRRYLWEPLKSLFQLFAVLCFLFALYLLYGVTRRWRACREPLPWRWLQPSDLVDLFLTIEYVSDVPM; this is translated from the exons ATGAGTTTAGACGACGGAAACACAGACG AATACATCGTCACGGCCCTGCAGATTTTTCAATATTGTGGAGCCGACGCCGGCAGTACTTTACGGGTTGATGCTTTGATGGACCAATTCGCACCGTTTGTGAAAACAAACAA GGCAGAATACAGCTGTCTCAGATCTCTGCTGGACCCAGAGCAGAGTAATCCAGAGATAACCGTGTCCATGCTGGCAACCAGCCTCAACAAGTACAGTGAGAGCCAGAAGATCAAAATTGACTTGGATGAGAG TTTCAACCTGAAGTGTGGACAAGTACCACATGACTCCGATTCAGGGATATCAACTGATG GTTTCCAGCTGCTAGAGGACTTGCAATGCGAGTTGCGCGAAAAGACACATCTGGCTCAACAGCTGCGAACTCAGCTGGACTATTCCGACCGCCATCATGAGGAAGCGCTAGCCACAGTCATCGCTGAGAGGAACTCTTTGCGAGCACATCTCAGTAT gtTACGTGACGAGAACCAAACGTTGACGCACGTAAAACGCGATTATGAAGACGTGTGCGAAAGGCTCGGCTGCAGCGAAAAAGCTCTCGACGAGGCGCGGAGGGAACTGGAATGTACTCGGCGACGGGCTAAAGTGCTGACTGAGCAAGTCACACTGTTGGAGAATGAG AAATTGAACCTTCAAGAGCTGCTCTCAAAGTCCAAGGATGAATGTCACCGCATCAACGAAATGTACGCTAGCCGACAGTCCTCCTTGCTGGAGAAGAACGAGACGCTACGTACAGAGCACGCGGACCTCTCCGCCCGGATGAGGGACCAAGAGGAGTTCATGCAGCAGATCATCAAGGAGAAG GTGATTCTGGAGATGGAGCTAAAGGACTTGCTGAACAAGTCCAACCACCCCGCCCATCACATGGAGCGTTCTATCGACGTGAGCTACACTGAAGACCAGATGCTCACTGCACTGGACAGCCTCAACGCTGACAGCAGGTTCCCACAAG AGAGCCGCCTGCTTGATGAGGAATCCTTCCTAAACGCCCTCAAGGAGGACCAAGGCCGACCCACGAACATGTCCCTCTTCGACGAAATACGTCTCAGTTTCTGTAACACGTCCAGACTTAACATAACAGACTTGAACATTACACCAGCGGTAGAAAAACCTGTTCTCGACGAATTCGTTACAGCGTCCACTCAAACTGACGAAAAACTTTATTACGTTAATGAAAACGAGATATTCAAACCCTGCAGTTGTAATACTGATTCGTTTTCCTTAAGCGTTGCAACGCAAACCAATGAAGATGATATTGAAGGTCAAAACAATTCGATATTGGATACACAAATTGATCAGAACAATATTAATGAGAACAATGCCATACATAATGCAGtgagaaatacaaaaaatgaTGTAAAcaagattaataataaagataatttAACAGATAAAATTACAGGCAAAGAAAGTATTGTAAACGAcacgaaaattaataaaagccGTAAAAACGATAATATAACATTAGATTCACGAGAAAGAGAGAGAAGATAtaatcaatttattaaaaatcgtAAACAAATAAGATCGCAATCAGCTCCGAACGTTGGTGGAATTAAGAGAGGACCTTATTGTTTGAGATTTAAACCAGAATCGAAAGATCAAACAACTATGACTTGCACAGATGTATATGAAGTTTTCAAAGACACAGAAGTAATGAATTTTGGTACACAGACCGATGCATTCGAAATCAAACCCAATGGTAATAACAATAGCGTTCAAGTATGCTTTGATTGTACCAAATGTACTGAATGCGATAGATTGAAGAAATATGTAACCAAACTGGAAAACGAATTAAACTTTTCCAATTCGACTATAAATGAAATGCAAGAAAAGTTACATCAATATGAGGAAAATTTGAATCATTTATCGAGATGCATAGATGAAGGGAATGAAAGGAATAATTTCTTACAAGTTGTTGCAGACAGTTTGAAAGCTAAACTTGTTTTATTGGAGGGTACATGCGCTAGTCAAGGAAATAAAATCGATCGGCTATTTTGTGATACTTGCTGCGCTGAAATTCAAACTGAAAGTG AACAATCGACAGTATCGACGCAGGTGGAGACCCCTTGCGCCGACTGTCTCAAACGGAACGCCCCGCACCGCAGCATCAGGAGATACCTGTG GGAGCCGCTAAAGAGTCTCTTCCAGCTGTTCGCAGTGCTGTGCTTCCTGTTCGCGCTGTACCTTCTGTATGGTGTCACGCGGCGCTGGCGCGCGTGTCGCGAGCCGCTGCCGTGGCGCTGGCTGCAACCCTCAGACCTCGTTGACCTGTTCCTCACCATCGAATATGTCTCTGACGTGCCCAT GTGA
- the LOC123872404 gene encoding uncharacterized protein LOC123872404 isoform X5, with product MSLDDGNTDEYIVTALQIFQYCGADAGSTLRVDALMDQFAPFVKTNKAEYSCLRSLLDPEQSNPEITVSMLATSLNKYSESQKIKIDLDESFNLKCGQVPHDSDSGISTDGFQLLEDLQCELREKTHLAQQLRTQLDYSDRHHEEALATVIAERNSLRAHLSMLRDENQTLTHVKRDYEDVCERLGCSEKALDEARRELECTRRRAKVLTEQVTLLENEKLNLQELLSKSKDECHRINEMYASRQSSLLEKNETLRTEHADLSARMRDQEEFMQQIIKEKVILEMELKDLLNKSNHPAHHMERSIDVSYTEDQMLTALDSLNADSRFPQEQSTVSTQVETPCADCLKRNAPHRSIRRYLWEPLKSLFQLFAVLCFLFALYLLYGVTRRWRACREPLPWRWLQPSDLVDLFLTIEYVSDVPM from the exons ATGAGTTTAGACGACGGAAACACAGACG AATACATCGTCACGGCCCTGCAGATTTTTCAATATTGTGGAGCCGACGCCGGCAGTACTTTACGGGTTGATGCTTTGATGGACCAATTCGCACCGTTTGTGAAAACAAACAA GGCAGAATACAGCTGTCTCAGATCTCTGCTGGACCCAGAGCAGAGTAATCCAGAGATAACCGTGTCCATGCTGGCAACCAGCCTCAACAAGTACAGTGAGAGCCAGAAGATCAAAATTGACTTGGATGAGAG TTTCAACCTGAAGTGTGGACAAGTACCACATGACTCCGATTCAGGGATATCAACTGATG GTTTCCAGCTGCTAGAGGACTTGCAATGCGAGTTGCGCGAAAAGACACATCTGGCTCAACAGCTGCGAACTCAGCTGGACTATTCCGACCGCCATCATGAGGAAGCGCTAGCCACAGTCATCGCTGAGAGGAACTCTTTGCGAGCACATCTCAGTAT gtTACGTGACGAGAACCAAACGTTGACGCACGTAAAACGCGATTATGAAGACGTGTGCGAAAGGCTCGGCTGCAGCGAAAAAGCTCTCGACGAGGCGCGGAGGGAACTGGAATGTACTCGGCGACGGGCTAAAGTGCTGACTGAGCAAGTCACACTGTTGGAGAATGAG AAATTGAACCTTCAAGAGCTGCTCTCAAAGTCCAAGGATGAATGTCACCGCATCAACGAAATGTACGCTAGCCGACAGTCCTCCTTGCTGGAGAAGAACGAGACGCTACGTACAGAGCACGCGGACCTCTCCGCCCGGATGAGGGACCAAGAGGAGTTCATGCAGCAGATCATCAAGGAGAAG GTGATTCTGGAGATGGAGCTAAAGGACTTGCTGAACAAGTCCAACCACCCCGCCCATCACATGGAGCGTTCTATCGACGTGAGCTACACTGAAGACCAGATGCTCACTGCACTGGACAGCCTCAACGCTGACAGCAGGTTCCCACAAG AACAATCGACAGTATCGACGCAGGTGGAGACCCCTTGCGCCGACTGTCTCAAACGGAACGCCCCGCACCGCAGCATCAGGAGATACCTGTG GGAGCCGCTAAAGAGTCTCTTCCAGCTGTTCGCAGTGCTGTGCTTCCTGTTCGCGCTGTACCTTCTGTATGGTGTCACGCGGCGCTGGCGCGCGTGTCGCGAGCCGCTGCCGTGGCGCTGGCTGCAACCCTCAGACCTCGTTGACCTGTTCCTCACCATCGAATATGTCTCTGACGTGCCCATGTGA